From the genome of Corallococcus exiguus:
CGCCTCCTCCCGGGGTGGGTGGGGGAGGCCGGGAGATCTCGGTCTGAAAAACAGGCCCTGCCTTCCGTGGACCGGGAGGCAGGGCCTGGCGCCCGTCACGCCGCGCGCACGAAGCGGGCCTTGTTGCGTTCAATCCACCGGGCCAGCGACTGCACCTGCGGATTCAGCTCACGCGTGCGCTCGGGGTCCCGGGCGGCGCAGTACTCCTCTGAGAAGTCCCGCATGAACTGGAACATGTTCGCGAGCTCCGACGCGCCGGGGAAGTTGAACGTCCGGTAGACCTCCGGCTCCATGGAGTGGAAGCGCACCTCCTGGCCCAGCACCTGCTGCAGCGTCCGGGCGATCTCCTGGCCCGTCAGGTGCTCGCTGGCCAGCCCCACCGTCTTGCCCGCCCATGCCTCCGGCCCGCGCTGGAAGAGGGTGTGGACGCATCCGCCCACGTCCTCCGTGGCGATGCCGGGCAGCTTCTGGTCCTCCGTGGGCAGCACGAAGTCGAACGTGCCGTCGGCGTTGCGCTTTCCTCCCAATCCGAACGACAGCAGGTTCTCCCACGAGAACGAGGTGCGCACGAACGTCACTGGCAGGTCCAGGCCGCTGAAGTACGCATCGCTCGCGCCCTTCACGTCGAATTGCGGCACGCGGTAGTGCCTCTTGAGCATGGGCATCCGCGTGTCTTCCGCAGGGATGAGGCGCCGGGTGTCTTCCTGGGTGGACCAGATGACGTGCGCCACCCCCGCCTCCTTCGCGGCGTGCGCCATCGTCCGCGCCTGTGCCAGCTCGCGCTCCGGGTCGGGCTTCTCCCAATAGCTGGTGACGCAGAAGGCGCCGTGCGCTCCGGTGAACGCGGCCTTCAGGCTCTTCGCGTCGCTCACGTCCGCCGCGACGACCTCCGCGCCCAGCTTCGCCAGCCGGCGCGCCAGCTCCGAGCCTGGCTTGCGCGTGAGCGCGCGCACCGTGAAGCCGCTCTGCGTGTCCGCGAGGATGGCGCGCGCAAGGCCGCCTCCCTCTTCGCCCGTTGCTCCCACCACCGCGATGATCTTCTTGTCCATGGTCATGTCCTGTCGTCCTGAAGTCTGGGAATGAAGCCGGCTCATCCGCCCACGACGGGGCCGGGCAGGCTGGGGCTCAGCGCGGGGAGGAAGGCGAGCGCCAGGCCCGCGTAGGCCCGCAGCAGCCGCTTCTCACCGCGCCGCAAGAGCAGGCAGTTGCGCGCGTTGCGCGACAGGTCCGCCTCCTGGAGCAATTGCTCGTCCTCCTCCAGCGTCGTCTCGAAGCCCGCGAGCCGTGCCTCGCACGCGTCGTGGAGGTAGCGGAAGACGCGCTCCTCCGTCTCCGCGCTCAGTGGTGGCACTTCGCCCAGGCCCTGCTCCTCGCGGGCCTCCTCGGCGAGCCGGGCCAGCTCCCGCGCGTTCGCGCACGCCACGCGCAGGAAGGAGAACATCGCCACCGTGGAGGCATGCCCGTAGTGCAGCGGCACCTCGAAGCGCCGCCGCGACGGCGGAGTCGCCAGCGCGAGCAGCTCCCGCTTTCCCTCCGCCTCCACCGCGTCCTCGAGCACGCCCAGGTAGAGCACCAGCGTGTCGTCCGGGTTGTCCTCCGGCACGAAGCCGTAGCTCAGCAGGAACCGGCAGCTGGACTTGATGCCATAGCTGATGTGCAGTTCCTCGCGCGCGGCCACGGGCTCGTGCGCCACCAGCACGAAGGCCTCACCGTCCTCCGTGTTGCCCCACACCAGGCGCGGCGAGGCCCGGTGGTTGAGCATGTCCGCCACCGGCACGAAGCACCGCGTGAGCTTGCCCGCCACCGTCAGGCCGAAGCTGCGGCTGATCAACACGTGCTGCGCCCAGAGGTACGCGTCGGGCGTGAAGCGCTCGAAGCCCGGCACCCGCTGCGCCAGCATGGCGTAGCGAGCGAGCAGCATCTCCTTCCACCGCGCCACCTCGCGCAGCGCGGAGGAGCCCTGGAGCAGCGACAGCTCCTGCGCGTCGAAGAACAGCGGCAGGTGCGGGAAGGACTGGGGCAGCACGTCCAGGTACGGCTTCCAGGCCGAGTCCTCGCGCTCCTTCTCCTGGAGCAGGAATGCCGCCAGGTAGCACTCCTCGCTCGTGTCCGGTGCGTGCGCGTCGATGAGCCGGCCGATGTCCGACGCTCTCGCGACGTCCAGCGTCACCAGGCACGCGCGCGGCACCCGCAGCACCTCTTCTCCCGCCGCGATGGGCACCTTGGCGAAGACGCCACGCTCGTCGCCCTCCAGATGACCCACCCACAACTTCGGGAAGCTCGCGCCCGCCTGCCTGCTCCACTGGAGTGCGAGGTGTTCCTTCAGGGGGTTCGCTTCCTCGAGGGTGTCCTGCTCCGCTTCCTGTCGCGCGCTCATTGGCTCCGCCATGCGTTCGGGGGGTGAACGCCAGGAAGACGCTGGTCGCTACGGCTTGTGATTTCCCGTGGATTTCCGGGCTGCCCTTTTTGGAGATGATCAAGGGTTGTTCACAGACATCTCGCTGCTCCGTTTCCAGATGCACTTTTGGAGCCCTGGAAACCGTGAGCGAAAACACCAATCCCTCTTTCTGGCGTGTATGGGAGCAGCACAAGGAGCCGTTGTTGCAGCAGGCGCTGCGGCTGATGGGCGGGAACGTGGTGGACGCGGAGGACGCGGTGGACACCGCGATGCTCCGGGCCCACCAGAACTACGTGTCGCCCGGGAAGATCCTCAACCCGAGGGCGTGGCTGGGACGCATCCTCCACAACGTCTGCATGGACATCCACCGCGAGCGCCAGCGCTGGGGCGACACCGAGGAGTGGATGGAAGACCTGGAGGCCGCGGAGCCTCAGTCCCAGGAGCAGCTGCCCGACGCGGGCCTGCTCCAGCGAGAGAGCGCCGCGGCGGTCCGCGAATGCATCGAGGCGCTGCCCCCCAATCTGAGGGTGCCCCTGGTGATGCGCTACCTCCAGGACATGTCCTATGCCGACATTGCTGAACAGCTCCGGTTGACCAGTTGCAACGTGAGAAAGCGCATCCAGCTCGCGTACGGAATCCTTCGGACCACCCTTTCGCAAGAGCCGTGCCCCCGCTGAGCGCAAGTCCGTGCTCCGTCCGAGCAGGCCGGCGGAGCACGGCTCGCGCGACTCATTCCGGGAGGATGCGCGAGCGCACGTAGCGCCCCGGAGCCGCTTCAATGACGCGAAGCCCTCCCTCGCCGGGGCGCCGAGCCGGGACGCGTTCTCCCGAACGCTCGGATTGCCAATACTCCCAGTCCGTCCACCAGGACCCTGAGTGTTCTTTTGCGTCCTGAAGCCACGCATCGGCGTCCGCGTGCGACGCAATTCCATCCGCGTCCATGAAGGACGCCGATGCGTCCGGTGTCGACGCAATCACATCCGTCTTGCCGCGGAGCGCAATCTCATCCGCGTCCTGGAATGACGCGACTGCGTTTGAATGCGACGCAAATGCATCCGCGTTTGGGATGGACGCAGGTGCGTTTCCAGGTGACGCGCCCGGACGGGGCTTCGGGACCCAATAGCGATACCGGTTCGCGGACGGCGGGTTGATGACGCCAGCGACATGGCCCGAGCCCGCGAGCACGAACCGCACGGGACCCCGGTAGTTCCTCGCTCCCCGGTACACCGAGCGGAAGGGCGCGATGTGGTCCTCCCGGCAGGCTTGCACGTAGAGGGGCGTCTTCACGCGGCCCAGGTCCAGGGGGACGCCAGCGAGCGACAGCGCGCCCGGCTGGACCAGGCGGTTGTTCAGGTACAGCTCCCGCAGGTACGTCGCGTGCGCGCGCGCGGGCATGCGCGTGGGGTCGGTGCTCCACGCGAGGAAGTCACTGGGGGCCGGCTCCCGGCCGAGCAGGTAGTTGTTCACCACGAAGGGCCAGACCAGGTCCTTCGCTCGGAGCAGGTTGAAGGTGGTCATCATCTCCAGCCCCTCCAGATAGCCGCGCTCGCGCATGTGGGCCTCCAGCCGCTCCAACCGCGGCGCGTCGATGAAGGCCCCCAGGTCCCCCGGTTCGCTGAAGTCCACCTGAGTGGTGAGCAGCGTCGCGCTGGCGATGAGCGAATCATTCTGGGCGGCGAGCCACGCGAGCCCCGACGCCAGCAGCGTTCCTCCGATGCAGTAGCCCAGCGTGGAGACCCGCTCCTCGCCGGTGGCGCGGCAGACGGCCTCCAGCGCGGCAATCAGTCCGTGCACGAGGTAGTCCTCCCAATCCACGTCCGCGTGCGTTTCGTCGGGGTTCACCCAGGAGATGAGGAACACCGTGTACCCGCGGTCCACTGCCCAGCGGACGAACGAGTTCTCCGGGCGCAGGTCCAGGATGTAGAACTTGTTGATCCACGGCGGCACCACCAGCAGCGGCTGGCGGTAGACGGTGGGCGTGGTGGGCCGGTACTGGATGAGCTGGAACAGGCGCTCCTCATGGACCACGTCGCCCGGCGTGGTGGCCAGGTTCTCCCCCAGCCGGAACGTCCGCCGGTCCGTCATGCGCGTCGCCAACTGGCCCTGGCCACGCGCCAGGTCCTCGCACAGCGCCTCCAGTCCCTTGAGCAGGCTCCGGCCGTGGGACTCGCGCGCGGCGCGGAGCACCTCCGGATTGAGCGCGGGGAAGTTGGACGGAGACAGCGCGTCGGTGAGCTGGCGCGCGTAGAAGCGCGCCTGGTGTGCCGTGTGCCGGTCCACGCCCGGCGCTTGGGCCACCAGGTCCTCCAGCCAGTCCGCGCCGGTGAGGTACGCGCGGCGCAGGCCGTCGAAGAAGGGCTGCTCCCTCCACGCCGGGTCTCGGAAGCGGCGGTCCGGCGCGGAAGGGGCGGGCTCCGGTGGGACGCCCCCGCGCAGGGAGCGTCCCCACAGGTCGATTCCCGCCGCGAGCATCCGCTGGGGGTCCATCGCCAGCCGGAGGAGGACTTCCAGGAAGGCGCGCCGCATGGGCTCCAGGGATGCGTTCATTCGCGGCCTCCTTCAGTACATGTGCTGCCCACCATTGATGGTGAGCGTGGAGCCGGTGATGAAGCCGGCCTTGTCGGAGGCGAGGAACGTCACGGCGCGGGCGATTTCGTCGGCGCGCCCCAGGCGGCCCACGGGGATGCGCGTGCGAATGCGCACCAGTTCCTCCGGAGGCACGGTGCGCACCAGGTCCGTGTCGATGTAGCCCGGCGCGATGAGGTTGGCGGTGACGCCGCGGGCGGCGCCCTCGCGCGCCAGCGCCACGGTGAAGCCATGCATGCCCGCCTTGGCCGCCGCGTAGGCCGTCTGTCCCAGCTGGCCCGTCTGCCCGTTGATGGACCCGATGTTGATGATGCGGCCGAAGCCACGCTCGCGCATCGGGCCCACCACGACGTTGCACAGGTTGAAGCACGAGGTGAGGTTCGTCTGGATGACCTCGTTCCACTGCTCGGACGTCATCTTGTGCAGCATGGCGTCCCGGGTGATGCCGGCGTTGTTCACCAGCACCTCGATGGGACCCAGCGCTTCGACGATCTTCTTCACGCCCGCGACACACTGGGCGGTGTTGGCGGCGTCGAAGCGGAACGCCGGGATGCCGGTGCGCCCCGTGAAGTTCTGCGCCGCCTGCTCATTCGCATAATAGGTGACCGCCACGCGGTAACCCTGCTGCCGCAGGGCGTCGGCGCTCGCCGCGCCAATGCCGCGCGTTCCTCCTGTCACCACTGCCACGCGTCCACTCATGTCTGTCTCCAGGGTTGAAAGTTGCGCCTGAAGGACGCGGACGCCCGCCGGATGTGAATGAGGACCGGCGTGGATTCACAACCGCGTGGCCGCGGCCGTCCCTGGAGCGCTGCCTCGGGGAGCGGGGGACTGGGAAGGGTGGATTGGGATCCATCAGCCCCCCGCTCCTCCGGGGCAGCACTCCACCGCAGCATTCGCGAGAGGACATCCATGACACAGCCGCAAGCACCCCAGGAGCGCCCGCAGGTCATCGTCGTCTTTCAAGGCGGCGGGGCCCTGGGCGCCTACCACGTGGGGGCCTATCAGGCCCTGGAGGAGGCTGGCCTGCATCCGGACTGGGTCTCCGGTATCTCCATTGGCGCCTTCACCGCCGCGCTGGTCGCGGGCAACCGCCCGGAGCAGCGGCTCGAGCGGCTGGAGGCGTTCTGGCGCGAGGTGTCCTGGCCGGGAAGTGAGTGGGGCTCGCTCTTCAAGGGCCGCCTGCGCCAGCTCTTCAACCTGGGCAGCCACATGACCAGCCTGCTCTTCGGCCAGCCCGGCTTCTACGCGCCCCGCGCGCTGTCCCCGCTGCTCGCGCCGCCGGGCTCTCCGGAGGCGCTGAGCTTCTATTCCACCCGGCCCATGCGCTCGACGCTGCGGCGGCTGGTGGACTTCGAATACATCAACTCCCGTGCGACGCGGCTGAGCCTGGGTGCCACCCGTGTGAGCGACGGCCACCTGGTGTTCTTCGACAACACGCGAAGCGCCCTGGGGCCGGACCATGTGCTCGCCAGCGGCGCGCTGCCGCCCGCCTTCCCGCCCAGCCTCATCGACGGGGAGCTGTACTGGGACGGCGGCTGCGTCACGAACACGCCGCTCAACGCCATCCTGGACGACCCGCCCCAGCGGCACTCCCTGGTCTTCATGATTGATTTGTTCGAGGCGCGCGCGCCGCTGCCCCAGAACATGGACGAGGCGAGCTGGCGCATGAAGTCCATCCAGTTCGCGGGCCGCACGTCGCAGCAGGTGGACCAGTTCGCGACCGTGTGGAACCTGCGCCAGACCTCGAGCCGGGTGACGCGGCATATGTCAGCGTCCTCGCCGCTCGCGTTCAGCGACGAGCCCCTGGCGAAGCCCGCGCCCCGGCTGGACATCATCCACCTGACGTACCAGCGCGGTGAGCACCAGATCTCCAGCAGCGATGCGGAGTTCTCCCGCGCCTCCATCGCGGAGCGCCAGGCGGACGGCTACCGGGACATGAAGCGTGCCCTGGCGACCTCGCCGTGGACGCAGCCCATGGCGAACGGGCCCCAGGCGTTCGGTGACGAGGACCTGGCGCCGGCCGAAGGGGGCGCCGTCGTCCACCGCCTCTAGAAGAACCCACCTGTCTTGACCCGAAGGAGCAATGCCATGACCGAAGCGAAGAGAGTCGATCCGTACGCCCACCTGATGGACCTGGGGCGGGGCGCCCTGCACCAGGCCATCGCCGCCCAGCGCTCCGCGCTCGAATACTCCCGCCAGTTCGTGGAGGGGGACGCCGCCGCGCGGCCGCTGCGCTCGCAGCACGAGGAGTGGGCGCGCAAGGCGCTGGAGACCCTGGCGCCGTTCTACGCGCTGGAGCAGCTGGTGCACGACCAACTGCTGAAGGCGCAGGCCAGCATCTTCGAGCTGGCCGACGACACCCTGCGCAACCTCACGCTGCACGGTGTGGAGCGCCGCGGGCACCGCTCGACCTGAGCCCTGGGCGTCGCGAAGCTCGAACCCCGGGGGGCCCTTGCGCGCCGCCCGGGGTTCTTGTTGTTTCAAACCGTCAGCGCGGAGCCAATGGCAGACGCACGGCCGGGTCGCCCAGGAGCACGTAGCCGCCCAGGTCCTGACGGAGCATCCACAGGTGCGAGCGCCGCAGCGGATCCACCGTGGAGGGCTTCCCGGCGCTCCGGGCCGCCTCTTCCTGGTCATACAGCGTGGTCAGCTCCAGGTTGGCCTGGTGTCCCCCTCGCAGCAGCCAGCTCAAGCCCAGGCCCACGCGCCGGCCCCGGGCCAGCTGCTGGAGCGGCTCCATGAAGCGGGACACCTTGCCCTGGCGGTGGTCGCGGTCCTGGAAGCCATACGTCCACGCCAGGTCCACGTGGCCGATGACCGCCAGCGGTCCCTGGGGGTTGGCCAGCACGGACTGCGGCAGCGCGGCGACGAAGGGGCGTTCCCCGGGCCGGGGCAGCGCCGCGGTGAGTGATTCCAGCCTCCCGCTGAACTGGCCTCCCGCCTGCAACTGTTTCAGCCAGTGATGGAAGGCGCTGCGCGACGGCGTGCCCGCGCCGAAGCACGCGAAGAGGAACCAGATGCCGCCGGGCAGGAAGGGCCGCTGGGCCAGCGCCGCGCCATCCAGGTGCTGGCCTTCGCCCAGGTTGAGCGCCCCCTGGAGCGCGAGCTTCGCGTCGGTGCTCCGCCAGCCCGCGCGGGGACTGCCCAGGCCGTGGCTCATGGAGAAGAGCAGGGTGGGGTCCTGGTGCGCGGCCTGCTCCAGCAGTGCGTTGGCGCCGGGCTCTCCCGGCATGCCCAGCTCCAGCACGTCCCGCGCGGGGAAGCGGCCCAGCTCCCGCGCCTGCCGGGCCGACGCGATGGCCGGGGCCACCAATGATTGGTAGCCCGTCCGCGTCGCGGCGGTGCCGTCGTGGACGGTGAAGAAGAGCGAGCGGGGCTGGCGCTCGGCGGAGGGCGCGTTCTCCCAGCGCAGCACCTTGTCCACGTAGGCCGCGTAGTCCTCGTCGCGCCGGAAGGCCAGCCGCCCCACGTAGGCGTCGTGGGCCGCGGCCTGCTGCAGCTCGAAGGGCACCTGGTGGAAGTCCCCCAGGAAGAGCAGGTAGCGGGGCCGGTCCGCCACGGGCACCGCTTCGTCGTCCAGCACGACGCGCACCCAGCGGGTGAAGTCCTCCAGGTTCCGCCCCTCCGCCGCCAGCTCCGCGCTCACCCGGTAGACGCGCACCGGGTGGCCCTCCTGCTGCTCCTGCCGGTGCCGGCGCAGGGGCTCCATCAGCGCGAGCAGCCGGTCTCCTTCAGGCCCCTCCGGCGCGACCAGCCCCCAGCGCTGCGCGGGCAGGGAGTTGGGGTCTTCCCCGTCGTCCCAGAGGTGGCGCTCCTCGCGCCCCTGCGCGTCGTCGTCGCGCGGAGCCTGCATCGCGGCGTCGGCGGGCAGGCCGTCGGGGGCCACCGGCTCGTGTGAATCGGCGTGGGACAACAACAGCTCGACGTTCTGCGTGCTCATCTTTGGGGATGGCTCCTGGCGTGCGCGCCCGGGAAGTCGTGCGCGTGACGGCAGGACGCGGCGGAGGGCGGCCGTGTGAGCCGGGGATGTCTGGCGTTGGCATTCACACACAAATGGCGTGCGCCGTCCTCTGGACGCAGTGCCCGGCACATCCGCCGTCAACCCAATCCCAGGAGCACGCCCATGCAGTCCGCCGCCCAGCTGTCCGCTTACATCATCGCCTTCGCGGGTGCCGCCCGCACCGCGCAGCGCCTCATGTCGTCCGGCATGGATCCGATGACGATCGCCGAGTACTACTTCGAGGTGAACCTCACGAGCGACTTCGAGATCAAGAGCGAGACGGACGTTGCCCTCAACGTCTGGCGCATGAGCATCAAGGAGAAGCTCACGCTCGACTACAAGGAGCACATGGGGCTCACCGTGAAGTGCACCATCAAGCCCGCGGCGTTGCTCGCGGCCCAGGGTGGCAGCACCGGCGGCGGCGCCTGAAGCCAGCCGTCTGTCTGACCGGAACACGCTGAAGCAAGACACACCCGTCGCCGCCGGTGCTTCGTTCTGGAGCACTGGCGGTGGCGGTTCGCCATCCACCCTTCCTTTCTCAATCCCATCCCATGGCAAAGCCCAATCCCACGCCTGACCACGCGCAAGTCCTCATCCACGACCTCATCCTGGCCGTCCAGTCCTCGCTGGACATCGCGGAGGAGACGGCCCGAAAGCACTATTCCTTCTCCGTGGCGGAGCTGGAGGTCTCCGCCAGCTTCGAGTTCGAGATGACGGAGCAGGACAGCGACATCCCCGAGGACAAGCCGCAGCCCAAGCGCTGGTTCTCCCTCTTCGGCGGCGGCACCAAGAAGGAACACACGCGCCTGCACGACCTCAACGAAAAGGACTCCAGCAAGCTCACGGTGCGCATGCTGTTCCGTCCCGGAGGCAAGCACCTGGCGGGCGGCACCGTCGAGTCCTCCGACGGCAGCGCCTCCACGGAGGAGGAAGCGACGACCGAGCCCGCGTCCACTCCGTCCAAGCGCAAGTAGACGCCATGACGACAACGGAGCCCGCGGCCTTCTTCAGGTCGCGGGCTCTTCGTGTTTCAGCTCACTTCTTGTCCAGCAGCCGCAGCGCGCGCTGGTAGTAGGCTTCGCGCGAGGCCTTGCCGTTGTAGCCGCCGTTGATGCGCCGGGTGATGGCGTCGAACTCGCCCTTGTCGGCGTGCTTGTTGAGGTTGCGGCTGTTCCAGAACCAGGCGGCGGTGCGGAAGCCCACGTCCAGGTCGGCCGCGCGGGCGGGGTTCTCCTCCAGGTCCAGCTCCAGCGCCTTGCCCGCGGCGCGGTAGTTGGTGCGGCCGGTGATTTGGATGGGCCCGCGGCCCTTGTAGCGCGCGCCGTCGCCCGGCTTGACGTTGCCCAGGTCCTTGCGCCGCTCGTAGGCGCGGCCGGTCGCCAGCTCCTCGAAGTAGCGGAACTCGGCGCTCTCGTGCGCCAGCTGCGCCAGGAACGCGGCCTGGCGGCGCGGGGTGTTGATGCCCGCCTCGGACATGGCGTCGTTCAGGTGCGGCAGCACCTCTTGCGCGCGCGCCTTGGGCAGTCGGGTCAGGAACGAACGCAGCTGCTCCAGCGTCAGCGCCTGGAATGTCTCGCCTTTCGGCTCGGTGGACTCGTCGGACTGCGAGGGTTTGGGGGACTTGGAACCAAAGCCAAAGAGGGCCATCGGGTGGACTCCCGGGTTGCCGGCCCCGGCGGAGGCCGGGCCGTGGGTGCCTGGAAGACGCCGGGTGTCTGGGATTTGTGAGCGCCGCTGGGAGGCTTCAGGGCTCGTCCGGGAGCGGTGCGCGTCCGTGCCGCTGCTCACACGCGGCGTTGGCCTCCAGGGCCTTCGCGGGCAGGTCGCCCAGCAGGCCGCGCCGCTCGCCGGGCGTCAGGCACGCGGAGCTGGTCGCCTGGAGCTTCTCCTGGAGCCGCTCGATGGGGAGCGGCTCGCGCGGACGCCACACCCGGGCACTGCCGTCCGTGGAGCCGGTGACGAGCCGGGGTTCCTCCGCGCGGGGGCTGAACACGGCCGAGGTCACCTCGCCCTCGTGCGCGGAGAGGACGAGGTACGGCTCGCCGGGCGCGTCCGTGAGCCAGACGCGGGCACGGCCGTCCGCGCACGCGGTGACGACGCGGCCGCCATCCGGGCTCCAGGCGGCCCAGGGCACCGGCGCGTCGTGGCGCAGGAGCGCGCGCACGCCTCGCACGCGGCCGTTCTCCACGGTCCAGAGGCGCGCCGTGCCGTCCTGCGAGGACGTGAGCACCTGGGTGGGGTCCTTCGGATGGAAGGCGGCGGAGAGGACCCAGTCGTCGTGGCTGTAGAGCGTGGCGGTGAGGCGCCCCTCCGCGCTCCAGATGCGGGCGGTGCCATCTTGAGATGCGGTGATGAGGCGCTGGCCGTCGGGGCTGAAGGCCACGGAGCGGACCTGGTCGCCGTGGCCCTCCAGTGCAACGGGCGGCCGCGCCCCAGCCACGCTCACGATGCGGGTGGCACGCGGGCTGGATGCGAGCGCCACGCGCTGTCCATCGGGGCTGAAGGCGGCGCCGAAGAAGGGCTCGCGCTGGGACGCCAGCACGCGCCGGCCCGCCGTGCTTCCGTCCGTCGGCCACAGGCGCGCGGTTCCATCCAGCGAGGCCGTCAGCAGCCACCGGCCATCTGGACTGAAGACCACGGAGCGCACGTCCTGCGCATGGCCCCTGAGGACATGCGTGGCCCGGCCGTCCTCCGACCAGAGGCGCACCGCCCCGTCCTGCGACGCCGTGGCCACCTGCGTGCCGTCCGGGCTGAAGGCCACAGACCAGAGGAAACCGGCGGACGTCTGGAGCGGGAGCGAGTCCTGGGGCGCGTCCAGGCGCCACACTCGCGCGGTGGCGTCGACGGAGGCGGTGACGACCTGCTTGCCGTCCGGACCGAAGCCGCCCCACAGCAGGGTGGACCGGTGGCCGAGCAGCAGTCGGGGCGGCGTGTCCTCGCGCGCGGACCACAGCCGCGCCGTGGTGTCCGAGGAGACGGTGAGGATCCACTCGCCCAGCGGTCCCCCGAAGGTGGCCAGGCGCACGGCGCCCTGGTGGCCGCGCAGCACGCGGGGCTCGCCTCGCCCATCGGCCTGGAAGAGGCGCGCGGTGGTGTCCACCGACGCGGTCACCACCCATTGCCCGTCTGGACTGAAGCGCGCGGTGGTCAGCTCGCCCTGGTGTCCCTTCAGCGCCACGGGGGCGGTGGTTCCGTTGACGGGCCAGACGCGCGCGACGCCGTCCCGGGCCACCGTCAGCACGTGGGTGCCTTCCGGGTCGAACGTGGCGGAGGTGACGGGGGCGGGGTGGGGCAGCTCGCGCGGGCCTTCCGTCCCCTCCACGCGAACCAGGCGCGCGGTGCCGTCCAGCGAGGCCGTCAGCAGCCACCGTCCATCCGGACTGAAGGCCACGGTCTGCACGGCGCCCCGGTGCCGCACCTCGCGCGGCTCGCCGGTGCCGTCCACCCGCCACAGCCGCGCCAGCCCGTCTCGCGAGGCCGTGGCCACGCGCTGGCCGTCCGGGCTGAAGGCGCCCCACTGCACGACGCCGCGGTGCCGGAACGTGTGCAGCAACGCGCCGTCCTCCGTGTTCCACAGCCGCGCCGTGCCGTCATGCGAGGAGGTGAGCACGCGCTGCCCTCCCGCCGGGCTGAAGGTGGCGTGGTAGACGGGCCCCGCGTGGCCGGTGAGCACCACCGGCGCGCCCTCGCCACTGGTCCGCCACAGCCGCGCGGTGCCGTCCTTCGACGCCGTCACCACGCGCTGCCCGTCCGAGCTGACCTCCACGTGGACCACGGCCTGGGCGTGGCCGCGCAGCACCGCGCGGCTCAGCGGCTCCTGGAGGACCGCGGACACATCCTGGGCCCAGCCCCGGAGCCGGCCGGGCTCCTGGACCTCGCGAAGCATGAGCAGGGCCAGCGTGGGATTGTCCCGCCGCAGCTTCCGGGCGACGTCCAGCAGCACCAGGTCCCGGGCGCGCTGCGCGTGGTGCTGCGCCTCCTGCCGCTCACTCTGGGCTCGGGCCTCCAGCTGGCGCGCGTTCCATGCGAGCGCCGCCATGCCCCCCGCCACCACCAGCGCGGCCACCAGCATCCGCACCAGGCGCTGGCGCGCCGACGCGTCGTGGGCCTCGGCGGAGGCCATGCTGGCGTCCAGCAGTTGGAGGACGTCCTCGCCCGGCTCCTCGCTGTAGCGCCGCAGGATGTCCTGCGCGTAGCCCAGCCGGCTTCCGGACAGGAGGTAGGGCGCGCCGCCGTCGGGAGCGCTCCGGTGCGCGATCCAGTCCCGGGCCCAGGACTCCAGCTCGCGGAAGTGTTGGATGCGCTCGCGGTCCGCGCGGGCCCACTCCGCCAACTCTGGCCAGGTGCGCAGCAGTGACTCGTGCGACAGCTGCAACCACTCCACGCCCGCCGCGTCCTCTTCCCGGGTCAGCAGCCGCGCGGTGAGCAGGACGCCCAGCACCCGGTCGAAGTCGGCGCG
Proteins encoded in this window:
- a CDS encoding nSTAND1 domain-containing NTPase, which encodes MSAAVAKPAPLELLLELVRAQEAGDPFHFRMEPQEYLLRRARGSYARAALDWEPALLSDLAELEKPQPDRNVVQRLGERLRAFLEGVGWDAQANDITAAVQVGRPVHLTFRFAAAELFALPWELLTLGTSGRTVAELPGVFIRYEWPATGDVPTQGTSQQGRVLFAWSAAGGQVPARAHQRELSEACRKGAYPFEPDRDVLPHVSLASLSEALNRPGEPVSVLHLLCHGGRRGQTYGLLWDASWEGGEPELVDGATLRQLLMPHAATLRLVVLCACQSGAGATDNHLGSVAQALHRAGLPAVVASRLLLSVPGSVVLTRALYRALLVTPASLEEAVGHARRLLALDTTAVDHVSLQLYARAEHGGDTRPVALRPYRGLLPFQQEDRRFFFGRGSLQQELLQRVHEAVEGQRPRFQVLAGVSGSGKSSLALAGLPQELRAADWEVRLLKPGQGAAEALHEVRQVPPERWQLLLVDPFEDLFTAMESPARRDLATALWSLAKDPERRVVVLATLQVDYLGRCGDLVVDEEGTRLDAAVYSDAHRLFVTELQGDALRAAIEGPAHKVGLRFEAGLVDRLLQEVGQEPGSLPLLQYALDQLWEEREGQQLTHRAYAALGGVAGALKRAANRLYGSLPPSAQEQARRLLVELVDFQGGPSHGRRRRVRSQQLRPTPPEPRADFDRVLGVLLTARLLTREEDAAGVEWLQLSHESLLRTWPELAEWARADRERIQHFRELESWARDWIAHRSAPDGGAPYLLSGSRLGYAQDILRRYSEEPGEDVLQLLDASMASAEAHDASARQRLVRMLVAALVVAGGMAALAWNARQLEARAQSERQEAQHHAQRARDLVLLDVARKLRRDNPTLALLMLREVQEPGRLRGWAQDVSAVLQEPLSRAVLRGHAQAVVHVEVSSDGQRVVTASKDGTARLWRTSGEGAPVVLTGHAGPVYHATFSPAGGQRVLTSSHDGTARLWNTEDGALLHTFRHRGVVQWGAFSPDGQRVATASRDGLARLWRVDGTGEPREVRHRGAVQTVAFSPDGRWLLTASLDGTARLVRVEGTEGPRELPHPAPVTSATFDPEGTHVLTVARDGVARVWPVNGTTAPVALKGHQGELTTARFSPDGQWVVTASVDTTARLFQADGRGEPRVLRGHQGAVRLATFGGPLGEWILTVSSDTTARLWSAREDTPPRLLLGHRSTLLWGGFGPDGKQVVTASVDATARVWRLDAPQDSLPLQTSAGFLWSVAFSPDGTQVATASQDGAVRLWSEDGRATHVLRGHAQDVRSVVFSPDGRWLLTASLDGTARLWPTDGSTAGRRVLASQREPFFGAAFSPDGQRVALASSPRATRIVSVAGARPPVALEGHGDQVRSVAFSPDGQRLITASQDGTARIWSAEGRLTATLYSHDDWVLSAAFHPKDPTQVLTSSQDGTARLWTVENGRVRGVRALLRHDAPVPWAAWSPDGGRVVTACADGRARVWLTDAPGEPYLVLSAHEGEVTSAVFSPRAEEPRLVTGSTDGSARVWRPREPLPIERLQEKLQATSSACLTPGERRGLLGDLPAKALEANAACEQRHGRAPLPDEP
- a CDS encoding glycoside hydrolase family 19 protein, encoding MALFGFGSKSPKPSQSDESTEPKGETFQALTLEQLRSFLTRLPKARAQEVLPHLNDAMSEAGINTPRRQAAFLAQLAHESAEFRYFEELATGRAYERRKDLGNVKPGDGARYKGRGPIQITGRTNYRAAGKALELDLEENPARAADLDVGFRTAAWFWNSRNLNKHADKGEFDAITRRINGGYNGKASREAYYQRALRLLDKK